The proteins below come from a single Candidatus Nanopelagicales bacterium genomic window:
- a CDS encoding DUF1345 domain-containing protein has protein sequence MLVGVGVGVGVGVGVATVLLSGFFFAWRVTAMVVLITGTAVGLGVTCGLLAWLFMHTIFTLRYAHQPYSTDPPPIDLNQEGKDPRYSDIAYLAFGVGTAFQVSDTALRSPQVRRSAMGHSLGSFQFAAAIMGILVNVVGWARQLVCGAVGVAFALPFAELGRCGRR, from the coding sequence ATGCTCGTCGGCGTCGGCGTCGGCGTCGGCGTCGGCGTCGGCGTGGCGACAGTCTTGCTGAGCGGATTCTTCTTCGCCTGGCGGGTCACTGCAATGGTCGTTCTGATCACCGGAACCGCGGTCGGACTTGGAGTCACGTGTGGCCTACTGGCGTGGCTCTTCATGCACACGATCTTCACGCTGCGCTACGCTCACCAGCCCTACTCAACCGACCCTCCGCCGATTGATCTCAACCAGGAGGGGAAGGACCCGCGCTACAGCGACATCGCCTACCTGGCATTTGGGGTTGGAACAGCGTTCCAAGTGTCAGACACGGCGTTGCGATCCCCGCAGGTGAGGCGATCGGCGATGGGTCACTCGCTCGGGTCATTCCAGTTCGCAGCGGCGATCATGGGCATTCTCGTCAACGTGGTTGGCTGGGCTCGGCAGCTAGTTTGCGGCGCCGTCGGCGTGGCTTTCGCGTTACCATTCGCGGAATTGGGCCGTTGCGGGCGGCGATGA